In Populus trichocarpa isolate Nisqually-1 chromosome 16, P.trichocarpa_v4.1, whole genome shotgun sequence, a genomic segment contains:
- the LOC18105982 gene encoding probable galacturonosyltransferase 4 encodes MNAVSFSHTSTTKVFSGILTTMRMRNLVIGLLFLTVLSPFFYTDKLSSSFTPSTSKQEDVNAFTLPTDTRHLNVLPQEESSTVIKEPIGIVYTDHINSSSNTILTEKDSQLPDAREHKYARVLSATDDEGHSQTDNIIKQIIQTTNQEEEESQSDNGSDQESKQKTQVQLEQQSAVNSGDDDEKDALLTETNKQTDQTAMPDARVRQLRDQLIKARVYLSLPATKNNPHFTRELRMRVKEVQRVLVDATKDSDLPKNAYAKLNAMDQLLEKGKQMQDDCATMVKKLRAMLHSTEEQLRVHKKQTMFLTQLTAKTLPKGLHCLPLRLTTEYYNLNSTEQQFPNQEKLDDPSLHHIALFSDNVLAAAVVVNSTITNSKHPSKLVFHIVSDRLNYAAMRMWFLVNPPGVATIQVQNIEEFTWLNSSYSPVLKQLGSRSMIDYYFRAARASSDSNLKYRNPKYLSILNHLRFYLPEIFPKLNKVLFLDDDIVVQKDLTGLWSLDLKGNVNGAVETCGENFHRFDRYLNFSNPHISKNFDPRACGWAYGMNIFDLKEWKRQNITDVYHTWQKLNHDRQLWKLGTLPPGLITFWKRTHPLDRRWHVLGLGYNPNVSQREIERAAVIHYNGNMKPWLEIGIPKYRSNWAKYVDYDHAYLRECNINP; translated from the exons atgaatgCAGTTTCTTTCTCTCATACATCCACAACAAAAGTCTTTTCTGGGATTCTCACCACGATGAGGATGAGAAATCTGGTGATTGGGTTGCTCTTCCTCACTGTCTTGTCTCCATTCTTTTATACTGATAAATTATCCTCCTCCTTTACCCCTTCTACTT CTAAACAAGAAGATGTTAATGCTTTT ACTCTCCCTACTGATACCAGACATCTCAATGTGTTGCCCCAG GAGGAATCATCTACCGTGATTAAAGAACCCATTGGGATTGTGTATACTGATCACATCAACTCCTCCTCCAATACCATTCTGACTGAAAAAG ATTCGCAGTTGCCTGATGCAAGAGAACATAAATATGCTAGAGTACTATCTGCCACTGATGACGAAGGTCATTCTCAAACCGACAATATCATCAAACAGATCATTCAGACCACTAATCAGGAAGAGGAGGAATCCCAGTCAGACAACGGAAGTGATCAGGAAAGCAAACAGAAAACTCAAGTTCAG CTTGAACAACAATCTGCTGTAAACTCGGGCGACGATGATGAGAAGGATGCTCTGTTAACTGAAACCAATAAACAGACAGATCAAACAGCTATGCCAGATGCTCGGGTGCGGCAGCTCAGAGATCAGCTTATCAAGGCAAGGGTGTACCTGTCCCTTCCGGCAACGAAGAACAATCCCCACTTTACAAGGGAGCTTCGAATGCGGGTAAAGGAAGTTCAGCGTGTACTTGTAGATGCAACTAAGGATTCTGATCTGCCAAAGAA TGCCTATGCGAAATTGAATGCAATGGACCAATTGCTGGAAAAGGGCAAGCAAATGCAGGATGACTGTGCTACTATGGTAAAGAAGCTCCGGGCAATGCTCCACTCAACAGAAGAGCAACTCCGAGTCCATAAGAAGCAGACCATGTTCTTGACGCAATTAACTGCAAAGACGCTACCTAAAGGTTTGCACTGTCTTCCGTTGCGCCTGACAACGGAGTATTATAATTTGAATTCTACTGAACAGCAATTTCCAAATCAAGAGAAATTGGATGACCCTTCACTTCACCATATTGCACTATTCTCGGATAATGTTTTGGCAGCAGCAGTGGTTGTGAACTCCACCATTACCAATTCTAAG CATCCTTCGAAGCTTGTTTTCCACATTGTTAGTGATAGACTCAACTATGCAGCAATGAGGATGTGGTTTCTAGTAAATCCACCCGGTGTAGCCACTATTCAGGTCCAGAACATTGAAGAATTCACATGGTTAAATTCAAGTTATAGTCCTGTTCTGAAGCAGTTGGGTTCTCGATCAATGATTGATTATTACTTCAGGGCAGCTCGTGCCAGTTCTGATTCGAATTTGAAGTACCGGAACCCAAAGTACCTGTCCATCCTGAACCATCTTCGCTTTTACCTGCCAGAGATTTTCCCAAAGCTCAACAAGGTGTTATTCTTAGATGATGATATAGTGGTGCAGAAGGATCTTACTGGCCTTTGGTCccttgatttgaagggtaatgTGAATGGTGCTGTAGAGACCTGTGGAGAAAACTTCCATCGTTTTGATCGATATCTCAACTTCTCAAATCCTCATATCTCAAAGAATTTTGATCCCCGTGCTTGTGGATGGGCATATGGAATGAACATCTTTGATTTGAAGGAATGGAAGAGGCAAAACATCACTGATGTATATCATACATGGCAGAAGCTG AATCATGACAGACAATTATGGAAGTTGGGGACTCTGCCACCTGGCCTCATTACTTTTTGGAAACGGACTCACCCCCTTGACCGACGTTGGCATGTTCTGGGCCTTGGCTATAATCCCAATGTGAGCCAAAGAGAAATTGAACGAGCAGCTGTTATACATTACAATGGCAACATGAAACCATGGCTTGAAATAGGCATACCCAAGTATCGAAGCAACTGGGCAAAATATGTTGATTATGATCATGCATATTTGCGAGAGTGCAATATCAATCCATAA